A region from the Cannabis sativa cultivar Pink pepper isolate KNU-18-1 chromosome 9, ASM2916894v1, whole genome shotgun sequence genome encodes:
- the LOC133030843 gene encoding uncharacterized protein LOC133030843 gives MKFLGGWGSKPIVSHVVEGANPDTGELPTAVETFQKFHHKGNDWRNEFAQQAYEQMVEIAATQPAPTADEPEEPAIDPTQYPRDLPVMTQVLGERSRHLRGFGHLPRLKGVGAKRAPATHPSAQPTVTMEQYEALQKKVEEAEQTTQHTRQQYETQQLYLRRFQDQFEYLSRAVPGFNLPPMDLPPLPTPGAGSSAAAGAGSSSQPPETQRNNDDDITRL, from the exons atgaaatttctaggaggctggggctccaagcccattgtttcacatgttgtcgaaggg gctaaccccgacacaggagaactgccaactgcggtggaaacttttcaaaagtttcaccataaaggcaacgattggcgcaacgagttcgcgcaacaagcttac gagcaaatggttgaaataGCGGCAACTCAACCAGCGCCCACTGCAGATGAGCCCGAAGAGCCTGCTATCGATCCTACACAGTACCCCCGAGACTTACCTGTTATGACGCAAGTACTCGGGGAACGATCTCGGCATCTTAGAGGCTTTGGCCATCTCCCCAGACTGAAGGGAGTTGGGGCCAAAAGAGCACCTGCCACGCATCCTTCAGCCCAACCGACTGTTACAATGGAACAGTACGAGGCTTTACAGAAAAAAGTGGAGGAAGCGGAGCAGACAACTCAACATACGAGGCAGCAGTATGAGACACAACAACTCTACCTCAGACGATTCCAAGATCAGTTTGAGTATCTTTCTCGAGCTGTGCCGGGTTTCAACTTGCCTCCCATGGATCTTCCACCATTGCCCACTCCTGGTGCTGGATCATCGGCTGCTGCTGGTGCTGGATCGTCATCGCAGCCTCCCGAGACTCAGAGAAACAACGATGACGACATTACCCGCCTATAG